A window of the Lolium perenne isolate Kyuss_39 chromosome 7, Kyuss_2.0, whole genome shotgun sequence genome harbors these coding sequences:
- the LOC127313791 gene encoding reticulon-like protein B17 isoform X3, which yields MEIELDSPSLPTAPMPRSGEIAATDETAPLPPPPSRRGPASPSPAVPSPEGVLPLSPLCDGPARRRRSKLTRSAAVVDQGAGPAGSPRKKRRGSGAAASPGKNVRRARRRLECDGGREDAAAEEEEAVGKARGRKSAAAKGVAKEKKGPGLALVPCYPPVSRTRGADNAEQSDWEGLWERVVELVMWKNVGRAAFWFGSGSMIFCSSSFSTDIEFRHVQLLIPIKILCNFGVVTLGLAFFKDSISQRQNTEPVRKFQLTEEDVLRVAQAVLPIANSLFSMARVIFSGDPSMTLKVLPILLFGAKYGHLLTLWRLLAIGFFGSFTLPRLYSCYSSHIREKVEGLNARILNAWKSCPRKKLVAAAAAITFWNVVSVKTRVMAVQNKTNCWMLLKSRAHVIVDMHHLRIQFRKLFSTL from the exons ATGGAAATAGAGCTCGACTCCCCGAGCCTTCCCACTGCTCCCATGCCGCGCTCCGGCGAAATCGCGGCCACCGACGAGACCGCCCCTCTCCCTCCGCCACCGTCGCGGCGTGGTCCCGCGTCGCCTTCCCCGGCCGTCCCCTCTCCGGAGGGCGTGCTCCCCCTTTCCCCTCTCTGCGATGGCCCCGCCCGGCGCCGCCGCTCCAAGCTTACCCGCTCCGCGGCCGTCGTCGACCAGGGCGCGGGGCCTGCCGGGTCTCCGCGAAAGAAGCGCCGCGGGTCGGGGGCAGCGGCGTCGCCCGGGAAGAACGTCAGGCGGGCGCGGCGCCGGCTGGAGTGTGACGGCGGAAGGGAGgatgcggcggcggaggaggaggaagccgtggGTAAGGCTCGGGGAAGGAAGAGCGCGGCCGCCAAGGGAGttgcgaaggagaagaagggcccggGCTTGGCTTTGGTGCCTTGTTATCCCCCCGTCAGTCGCACCCGAG GTGCAGATAATGCAGAGCAGTCTGACTGGGAAGGTCTCTGGGAAAGGGTCGTCGAATTGGTGATGTGGAAGAATGTTGGGAGAGCAGCATTTTGGTTTGGCTCGGGATCTATGATTTTCTGCTCTTCTTCATTCTCAACAGACATCGAATTCAGGCACGTGCAACTTTTGAT tccaatcaagatactttgcaacTTTGGTGTTGTGACGTTGGGCTTAGCCTTCTTCAAAGATTCCATTAGTCAGAG GCAAAACACTGAACCCGTAAGGAAATTCCAGTTGACTGAGGAGGATGTGCTCCGGGTTGCCCAGGCTGTCTTGCCAATTGCTAACTCCCTCTTTTCCATGGCCCGAGTGATCTTCTCTGGTGATCCGTCCATGACACTGAAA GTGTTACCTATTCTTCTGTTTGGTGCGAAGTATGGTCATCTGTTAACGTTATGGAGGCTTCTTGCAATAG GATTTTTTGGTTCTTTTACACTCCCAAGACTGTATAGCTGCTACTCGAGTCATATTCGTGAAAAGG TTGAGGGTTTGAATGCCCGAATTCTGAATGCATGGAAGTCCTGTCCCCGCAAGAAACTCGTTGCAGCAGCTGCAGCTATAACCTTCTGGAACGTGGTCAGTGTGAAGACACGTGTAATGGCTG TGCAAAATAAGACCAACTGTTGGATGCTGTTGAAGAGTCGAGCACATGTCATTGTTGATATGCATCATTTGAGGATACAGTTCAGAAAACTGTTTAGTACTTTGTGA
- the LOC127313791 gene encoding reticulon-like protein B17 isoform X2 — translation MEIELDSPSLPTAPMPRSGEIAATDETAPLPPPPSRRGPASPSPAVPSPEGVLPLSPLCDGPARRRRSKLTRSAAVVDQGAGPAGSPRKKRRGSGAAASPGKNVRRARRRLECDGGREDAAAEEEEAVGKARGRKSAAAKGVAKEKKGPGLALVPCYPPVSRTRDNAEQSDWEGLWERVVELVMWKNVGRAAFWFGSGSMIFCSSSFSTDIEFRHVQLLIPIKILCNFGVVTLGLAFFKDSISQRQNTEPVRKFQLTEEDVLRVAQAVLPIANSLFSMARVIFSGDPSMTLKVLPILLFGAKYGHLLTLWRLLAIGFFGSFTLPRLYSCYSSHIREKVEGLNARILNAWKSCPRKKLVAAAAAITFWNVVSVKTRVMAAFISVATLRYYYQYGGTSKNSEKGIPRQRERQQAMLMED, via the exons ATGGAAATAGAGCTCGACTCCCCGAGCCTTCCCACTGCTCCCATGCCGCGCTCCGGCGAAATCGCGGCCACCGACGAGACCGCCCCTCTCCCTCCGCCACCGTCGCGGCGTGGTCCCGCGTCGCCTTCCCCGGCCGTCCCCTCTCCGGAGGGCGTGCTCCCCCTTTCCCCTCTCTGCGATGGCCCCGCCCGGCGCCGCCGCTCCAAGCTTACCCGCTCCGCGGCCGTCGTCGACCAGGGCGCGGGGCCTGCCGGGTCTCCGCGAAAGAAGCGCCGCGGGTCGGGGGCAGCGGCGTCGCCCGGGAAGAACGTCAGGCGGGCGCGGCGCCGGCTGGAGTGTGACGGCGGAAGGGAGgatgcggcggcggaggaggaggaagccgtggGTAAGGCTCGGGGAAGGAAGAGCGCGGCCGCCAAGGGAGttgcgaaggagaagaagggcccggGCTTGGCTTTGGTGCCTTGTTATCCCCCCGTCAGTCGCACCCGAG ATAATGCAGAGCAGTCTGACTGGGAAGGTCTCTGGGAAAGGGTCGTCGAATTGGTGATGTGGAAGAATGTTGGGAGAGCAGCATTTTGGTTTGGCTCGGGATCTATGATTTTCTGCTCTTCTTCATTCTCAACAGACATCGAATTCAGGCACGTGCAACTTTTGAT tccaatcaagatactttgcaacTTTGGTGTTGTGACGTTGGGCTTAGCCTTCTTCAAAGATTCCATTAGTCAGAG GCAAAACACTGAACCCGTAAGGAAATTCCAGTTGACTGAGGAGGATGTGCTCCGGGTTGCCCAGGCTGTCTTGCCAATTGCTAACTCCCTCTTTTCCATGGCCCGAGTGATCTTCTCTGGTGATCCGTCCATGACACTGAAA GTGTTACCTATTCTTCTGTTTGGTGCGAAGTATGGTCATCTGTTAACGTTATGGAGGCTTCTTGCAATAG GATTTTTTGGTTCTTTTACACTCCCAAGACTGTATAGCTGCTACTCGAGTCATATTCGTGAAAAGG TTGAGGGTTTGAATGCCCGAATTCTGAATGCATGGAAGTCCTGTCCCCGCAAGAAACTCGTTGCAGCAGCTGCAGCTATAACCTTCTGGAACGTGGTCAGTGTGAAGACACGTGTAATGGCTG CCTTCATTTCTGTAGCGACACTGCGCTACTACTATCAGTATGGAGGAACCAGTAAGAATTCAGAGAAGGGGATACCACGCCAACGGGAGCGACAACAAGCAATGTTGATGGAAGACTGA
- the LOC127313791 gene encoding reticulon-like protein B17 isoform X1 gives MEIELDSPSLPTAPMPRSGEIAATDETAPLPPPPSRRGPASPSPAVPSPEGVLPLSPLCDGPARRRRSKLTRSAAVVDQGAGPAGSPRKKRRGSGAAASPGKNVRRARRRLECDGGREDAAAEEEEAVGKARGRKSAAAKGVAKEKKGPGLALVPCYPPVSRTRGADNAEQSDWEGLWERVVELVMWKNVGRAAFWFGSGSMIFCSSSFSTDIEFRHVQLLIPIKILCNFGVVTLGLAFFKDSISQRQNTEPVRKFQLTEEDVLRVAQAVLPIANSLFSMARVIFSGDPSMTLKVLPILLFGAKYGHLLTLWRLLAIGFFGSFTLPRLYSCYSSHIREKVEGLNARILNAWKSCPRKKLVAAAAAITFWNVVSVKTRVMAAFISVATLRYYYQYGGTSKNSEKGIPRQRERQQAMLMED, from the exons ATGGAAATAGAGCTCGACTCCCCGAGCCTTCCCACTGCTCCCATGCCGCGCTCCGGCGAAATCGCGGCCACCGACGAGACCGCCCCTCTCCCTCCGCCACCGTCGCGGCGTGGTCCCGCGTCGCCTTCCCCGGCCGTCCCCTCTCCGGAGGGCGTGCTCCCCCTTTCCCCTCTCTGCGATGGCCCCGCCCGGCGCCGCCGCTCCAAGCTTACCCGCTCCGCGGCCGTCGTCGACCAGGGCGCGGGGCCTGCCGGGTCTCCGCGAAAGAAGCGCCGCGGGTCGGGGGCAGCGGCGTCGCCCGGGAAGAACGTCAGGCGGGCGCGGCGCCGGCTGGAGTGTGACGGCGGAAGGGAGgatgcggcggcggaggaggaggaagccgtggGTAAGGCTCGGGGAAGGAAGAGCGCGGCCGCCAAGGGAGttgcgaaggagaagaagggcccggGCTTGGCTTTGGTGCCTTGTTATCCCCCCGTCAGTCGCACCCGAG GTGCAGATAATGCAGAGCAGTCTGACTGGGAAGGTCTCTGGGAAAGGGTCGTCGAATTGGTGATGTGGAAGAATGTTGGGAGAGCAGCATTTTGGTTTGGCTCGGGATCTATGATTTTCTGCTCTTCTTCATTCTCAACAGACATCGAATTCAGGCACGTGCAACTTTTGAT tccaatcaagatactttgcaacTTTGGTGTTGTGACGTTGGGCTTAGCCTTCTTCAAAGATTCCATTAGTCAGAG GCAAAACACTGAACCCGTAAGGAAATTCCAGTTGACTGAGGAGGATGTGCTCCGGGTTGCCCAGGCTGTCTTGCCAATTGCTAACTCCCTCTTTTCCATGGCCCGAGTGATCTTCTCTGGTGATCCGTCCATGACACTGAAA GTGTTACCTATTCTTCTGTTTGGTGCGAAGTATGGTCATCTGTTAACGTTATGGAGGCTTCTTGCAATAG GATTTTTTGGTTCTTTTACACTCCCAAGACTGTATAGCTGCTACTCGAGTCATATTCGTGAAAAGG TTGAGGGTTTGAATGCCCGAATTCTGAATGCATGGAAGTCCTGTCCCCGCAAGAAACTCGTTGCAGCAGCTGCAGCTATAACCTTCTGGAACGTGGTCAGTGTGAAGACACGTGTAATGGCTG CCTTCATTTCTGTAGCGACACTGCGCTACTACTATCAGTATGGAGGAACCAGTAAGAATTCAGAGAAGGGGATACCACGCCAACGGGAGCGACAACAAGCAATGTTGATGGAAGACTGA
- the LOC127313791 gene encoding reticulon-like protein B17 isoform X4 produces the protein MEIELDSPSLPTAPMPRSGEIAATDETAPLPPPPSRRGPASPSPAVPSPEGVLPLSPLCDGPARRRRSKLTRSAAVVDQGAGPAGSPRKKRRGSGAAASPGKNVRRARRRLECDGGREDAAAEEEEAVGKARGRKSAAAKGVAKEKKGPGLALVPCYPPVSRTRGADNAEQSDWEGLWERVVELVMWKNVGRAAFWFGSGSMIFCSSSFSTDIEFSPIKILCNFGVVTLGLAFFKDSISQRQNTEPVRKFQLTEEDVLRVAQAVLPIANSLFSMARVIFSGDPSMTLKVLPILLFGAKYGHLLTLWRLLAIGFFGSFTLPRLYSCYSSHIREKVEGLNARILNAWKSCPRKKLVAAAAAITFWNVVSVKTRVMAAFISVATLRYYYQYGGTSKNSEKGIPRQRERQQAMLMED, from the exons ATGGAAATAGAGCTCGACTCCCCGAGCCTTCCCACTGCTCCCATGCCGCGCTCCGGCGAAATCGCGGCCACCGACGAGACCGCCCCTCTCCCTCCGCCACCGTCGCGGCGTGGTCCCGCGTCGCCTTCCCCGGCCGTCCCCTCTCCGGAGGGCGTGCTCCCCCTTTCCCCTCTCTGCGATGGCCCCGCCCGGCGCCGCCGCTCCAAGCTTACCCGCTCCGCGGCCGTCGTCGACCAGGGCGCGGGGCCTGCCGGGTCTCCGCGAAAGAAGCGCCGCGGGTCGGGGGCAGCGGCGTCGCCCGGGAAGAACGTCAGGCGGGCGCGGCGCCGGCTGGAGTGTGACGGCGGAAGGGAGgatgcggcggcggaggaggaggaagccgtggGTAAGGCTCGGGGAAGGAAGAGCGCGGCCGCCAAGGGAGttgcgaaggagaagaagggcccggGCTTGGCTTTGGTGCCTTGTTATCCCCCCGTCAGTCGCACCCGAG GTGCAGATAATGCAGAGCAGTCTGACTGGGAAGGTCTCTGGGAAAGGGTCGTCGAATTGGTGATGTGGAAGAATGTTGGGAGAGCAGCATTTTGGTTTGGCTCGGGATCTATGATTTTCTGCTCTTCTTCATTCTCAACAGACATCGAATTCAG tccaatcaagatactttgcaacTTTGGTGTTGTGACGTTGGGCTTAGCCTTCTTCAAAGATTCCATTAGTCAGAG GCAAAACACTGAACCCGTAAGGAAATTCCAGTTGACTGAGGAGGATGTGCTCCGGGTTGCCCAGGCTGTCTTGCCAATTGCTAACTCCCTCTTTTCCATGGCCCGAGTGATCTTCTCTGGTGATCCGTCCATGACACTGAAA GTGTTACCTATTCTTCTGTTTGGTGCGAAGTATGGTCATCTGTTAACGTTATGGAGGCTTCTTGCAATAG GATTTTTTGGTTCTTTTACACTCCCAAGACTGTATAGCTGCTACTCGAGTCATATTCGTGAAAAGG TTGAGGGTTTGAATGCCCGAATTCTGAATGCATGGAAGTCCTGTCCCCGCAAGAAACTCGTTGCAGCAGCTGCAGCTATAACCTTCTGGAACGTGGTCAGTGTGAAGACACGTGTAATGGCTG CCTTCATTTCTGTAGCGACACTGCGCTACTACTATCAGTATGGAGGAACCAGTAAGAATTCAGAGAAGGGGATACCACGCCAACGGGAGCGACAACAAGCAATGTTGATGGAAGACTGA